From the Melanotaenia boesemani isolate fMelBoe1 chromosome 9, fMelBoe1.pri, whole genome shotgun sequence genome, the window CTCTCCTAACCAGGCAGTTTTAAAACCAGTCACACCTAGAGTCATGTGACCAAAACACATCACGTGTTTGTCAGGTAGGTAAGGCAATGATCCTCGAGATAAACAGGGTTGGGTGAGTCAACAGCACATATGTGACTTCAACAGCCCCCAAATACAAATGGCCAAAATACAGCTTATGAGCCTGGAACTTCTCATCAGTTTAGAACTGAAAAAGTTTTCTGGGTGAGAGGAGAAACGCTGtcaagagacaaaaagaagTCCAGATGCCTTCGATTCAAGCTCTTAAGAATATCTCTAAATCtaaaaaccaaaatatttatCTGCCTCATCACTCTGGGATTAATGACATCACCTGAACGACATGTTGAAGTACCAAAAGCTGAACCATGTCTGCAGTGTGAGGCAAAAATGCCAACTAGCAATAGGAATCCAGGAGCCCCACAaattaaatgactttgtaatAAGTATAAACTCAAGGTTAGTTtggtttttaaaggaaaatcccCATACCTAACATGAGCTGCCCAAACCGTCCATCCAAACCTTACTTGACTTAGCCTTACTTGTGGTACAGATCTAACATGGCAGTTTTCTGTTGTGCATTTCAACCACATATAGGTCTGTTACTTTGGTTACAGACTGTATGATTAGTTCACATTAATCTCATTTTACCATCTAGTGGAAGCAAGGATTACGTctgatttcagtttgtttttcaagAAAAAATCAGACGTGGGAAGAGCTTCATGTTCCTGACTGAACCTTTGGACAGAATTCATTTCTTAACACTGAGGATGGTCATCTGTAGACACTCCTCCCTTAGAGCCACCAGTTCAGTCTTGTAGCTGCTAGTCTTGCCGTCAGCAAACACACAAGGCTGTTTCTTAGCCGACAGTGGTGTCTCCACGGTTACTGACCCTGCGTTGAGTATGTCAGCATGGGacggtgaggaggaggaacgtcTGTGGCAGGCTGCAGACATTAAGGCTGAGAGAGCTCGGCCGACATCGTGTCTGGCACCCTCATTGACAAAACAGTACAAAATGGGGTCCGCTACACAGTTCAGGCTGGTCAGTGCCAATGACACATGGTACGCAGCAAATAAGGTCTCCTCTGAGCTGCAGTCACATGGTTTCCTTAGAAACATAACACTCCGCACCAGGAGGAGGATGTGGTATGGTCCAAAGCAGAGCAAGACAATGAGAATTAAACTCAAAGCCAAGCGCTGAATTTTGGCTTTTTCTTGACGCTCCGTTGAGACGTTGCATCGAACTGCTGCGAGGATCCCTCTGTAGGCGACCAGCATGGCTGTCCATGGAGCAAGGAACCCAAGAAACGTCCTGTAGAGGTTCATCCCTGCTACCCAGTCCTGCATGGGATACTTCTCAAAGCAGAAAGTGTGGTTGAACCGATCCTGGAAGAGCTCATCATGGAAGAGTGGAGCAGAGTTGGCAACGATCTCAATGATCCAGACCATGGCACTGACCAGGACAGCTGCAGAGAGGAACATTAAAACACTGGGGTAATACAGCACAGCCATAACTACGGATTCAGTATCATTGAATAATCAAATTAAGCATTTATTCACCacatgaaaaactaaaataaagtcTAAATAACATGAAAGGTTTCCTTTTGCTTTTCGAGTTTAAGAACTAATTGTACTACTTGTTATTGAAATGTagggaaattatttttttttagcaggcttcattgtttaagtatttaatcTTAATCTATGTTACATGGGAATGATCATATCTCATCACAATCTGAAACTTCTGGTGAGCTTCAGAAAGATGTAAAGATGTACGTCCCCTTCTAGACTTGACTGTAGAGTAACCTCCTTGACAGAAAGAAACTTGTCCAGTGTGCATTTAATCACAGAGGGAGTGACAACCGTCCTCCCAGGTCCTTTACCTGACATCAGTGTTACCAATAACTGCTAGGTGCTTGTTTTCTTCTGGAAGCCATCTTTAATTGTTTCATTGGACTTTCACCTAAGAAAGTTCCAGCATTGTCTCCATCGTTCGATGCAGGTCATCCTGACAGCTTCCCTTCAGTCCAGAGAAACCTTGTTTTCTTATGTGTTGGTCTTACTGATGGTTTATGTTTAGCTTTTCTAGATGGTTTCTGTCAGTTTGTTACACTAATTCCTGTTTTTGCCTGGGagtttttgatttttcttttgcggattttatatattttattgttctagCTCAtgggaggaagagcagttgttgTGGAAAGTTTGCAGGTTGTTCTCCATCTTCCTTTGTCCACATGTCCCAGTgttcttgggcaagacaccaaagCCCATGTTGCTTCAGATGCATTTATCTGCTTGTGTGATAGAGATAAAAATATTGTGTAGCTTGTTAAACTTTATAATAGTGTTTGTGTAAATTGGTGAGTATGGCCTGTAgtgaaaagtgctttgagtgaaAAGGAGGACTTGAAAAAACTGCAGTATTTAccattattaattttcttttctgacacGTTGACATTGTCCTTGGTATACCTGTATGTCTTCCTTTTACAAGTTTCCCATTTTGTTTGTACTGTCTCCATCTTTTAGATCCAGCTGACAGGCAAAAACCACCATAATCTTGCTACAATCTGAGATGAATAACCTTCTGGAAAGAATGACATCACTCTTGTTGGGGCCATGTTTCCTCGTGATTGAGTGATTCCCTTTTTTCTACCTGATCCAAATATACTTGAATGAAAAAACTAAATGGAAATCCTCTGAGAGTGGTGATTCCATATTTTGTCCTGGGGTTGTAGATTATTGTAGTATTATTGGTTATTTTTCCTGAATCATTCAATTAAGATTCTGCTTCTAGACTTAGTTGTTACTCAGTTACATCAATTTATTTTGACAACACAAGATGTACCTGTTTTGATTCGTCGGACCTTAGCAAAGCGCAGGGGGTATGCCACAGCCAGGTACCTATCCAGTGATATACAGCATAAGAAGGCAATGCTGACGTAGATGTTAGTGTAGAAAATGAAGCCAAACAATTTGCAGCTCTCCTGGCCGTGAATCCAGTCATCGTGCTGCAGAAAGTAGTCGATCCACAGAGGAAGAGTGGTGATGTAGAGGAGGTCAGCCACTGACAGGTTGATCAGATAGATGCCGAGCTCATTGCGTTGACGTACCTGAAGGAGAGCAAAAGGATAAGAAAATTGAGGGAGGAGACAAGTGAGGAAAAAAGCACGTCATATTTTGAAATTCAGCTGATAAGACACATCAGTGCTTCCCACAAAGCTGTTGATAGAAATGTTATGTTCAGGTTTGGCAATCATTTGCAGTTTTCTAATAAAGAAGTTTCAGAAATGCTCTCAATGTTACCGAGCACTAAGCCAGtattacacaacacaaacaaaacttgtGTTGTATTTATGGCATTGAAGGTTGCAGTTTGGCCCTGATGCTGAGattgaagaaaaacattaacGTCAACCTGAACATTTTAATGAAgtttattcttaaaaaatatGAGTCTGTGAACTTTCTTGAATGAAAAGTCAATAACAATCCTTCCCTGCTGCTGCCAAAGCAAACTGACCGTCTGTGGGAAATGAAATTGTGGACATGTTTGATACTGTATGGGAAAATATCCCAAGGGCTCTGTTGATTGTATCTAGCAGCTGTGTTTGAGATATAACTATGAAATATAATATAACTCACAAGCAtcattcatgtgtgtgtttatctaaAGTAAATTTAGCTTTTCATGACTGTGTTCCACACAAACCAATTCAAAAGAATGGTTAGTTTCcttatgataaataaaaatatgaacatatCCCCACATTTAAGATGATTAGTCCACGTGAAACTACCATAAACGTGCATGCTGCTTAATGACCAGCAGGGGGCGACTCCTCTGATTGCAGACATAAGGCACTATGCATGGTATTATAAAGAGGCAGGGCGACctataatattttttgtttaagctGTTAACAACATTTACGACTACATTGTTATAAAAAGCACCTATGCTGTTGTTAAaatggacattttcttttttcattttgtggcTTAGAATTGGCTTAACACACCCCATACAGGTTTAAAGCAGGTTTATGTTTTTACCCTCTGGATCTCAGTGCTTCATTTGACACAGTCGACCATAACATAACACATAACAATTGACTGGTGTGAGTCccatttaaaagacagggagtACTTTGTGTTTATAGGTAACTATGAATCTGAGTGAACTacaataacctgtggagttccccaaggctctatcctggggccactgctgcgTCTACATAGTGCCctcttgtcaggtccagcacAAATGTGTATAATCAGCAACAgacaaattgaaaaataaagaataaggcTTAAATTATCAAGAGGGGCCTTATATTCATGAAGCTCCTCTTTTGTTCAGCACAgaaaccagaccatcattctagTGTTATGAAgatggacaggacaaggtaaagaaaaagaaaaaaaaaaagaaagaaaataagacaaattGTGCTTCTTAATTAATTTCTGATGTGAGCAAACGTTCTTGATATATTTATGACAAATAACGACCGGTCCTGCATTATTTTTAGACAAAGAATATGAACAAATTAGCTACAGTTCCTCCAACAACCATTACAAACCAGCTTAACCCATATCATATAAGCACCAAGCAACCTAACCTAATGAAACAGGTCATATCTCCAGAAAGAGATGACTTAGAAAGCACACAAACACTTTTTCACTGTTAATGAAGTTTCGTAGTTATTTGCCCATTCTCGTTTAATATACCAAAGAGATGAGTGATTTAAATTCACTAAACCCAGGtttgtatttaatttctttttcttgtacTGTATGCTTTTATCTCTAACCACTACCACGCTACAGCTTTTTGAATTGttgatataaaaatgtaatattttctttgaaGAACTCTGGCGTGTAAAGGGTTAATACTTTGAAAAAGAATTTGATGGATGCAAAATTAGTACAACATGAATAACTAAGAAAAGATGACATCTCAAAAACTATTTGTCATTCTTTGTTGGACCTGATGAGGTGTTAAGATGTAAGATGTGGATGAACAGTTTATttgcataaacataaacatttaataGGGACTTGAAAATGTATATCTTctatacagtgtgtgtgtatttttacaatatatttaatatataatataatctaAGAATGAAAACTTAACAGCAGTGCttgaaatagttttaaaatttCCTTTTCCAAATAGatttcttgttaaaaaaaaaaaaaaaaaaaaggccaaataaatgctgctgtaagttCCCACTGTGCTGGTTCTGATCCTACAACTGGTCAGTAGTGGAAAAAATAGAGTGTGTTCATCTCACCTGCATGTAAGCAGCCCACAGGGCCATGCAGTTAGTGGGCAGCCCCAGGACGATGACTATGATGTAGAGCGTGGGCTGGAAGAACTGGTCCACCTTACTGTCCACATCACAGAAGGAGATGTTGCACATTGTCCTGTGTGAGACTCTGAGTGTTTTTTTGAGCGTGTGTGTGCAGGTTTGTGTAATGAGTTCAGCTCCTCTCAGCTTTGGGCTTCACCTCTCTGTAGTTTCACTACATTCCAGCTCCAGCAGTTTGACAGTAACATGCCGACTCCAGCGTCCTGCTCAGCTTCCACACAGCAGTCAAACGAGGAGCGATGGAAGAAAACAGAGCTGGTATTTCTGGGGCATTTCATGGCTCctgctttttttaaacaccGTCCTTCTCGCCCAGAGGCCTTGGCATGTCATAATCCTCTCTTATGCTTCAAAGCCAGCCCCCGTGTTTCTCAGTATGAAAtaaaggaggagaggaaaggaagaAGTGAGGGATAAAATGTGGTGAAATGAAAGCTGCCTTATCGACGCTTTGCAAGGCCTCCTGCACTTGAACAAGACCTCATCAATCTTTTAGAGATTAGAGGTCTGCCAGGTCTGCTGAGAGAGGGATGAGGCTGAACATCACTGAGCGTGTGTGGTTGCATCTCAAGGTCCTGATGACACATAAATCTCCCCGAGGGACGCTTGCATCAAAGCACAGGAATGACTTTACAGAGGTTCAGTGATCCAGAGTCGACAGCCCATCCGTTTACTCAAAGCCTCTGAATATCtgcaacaaagagaaaaaacagatctttaaattatttaactcACACAAGAACTTAATCATGTgggataaaataataaaaaattaacctttcaactttaaaaattattttctagtgatttttattaaacgaaaattttacaaaaaaatgtctttttgaatattttatgcatgaatatttttacatctttatgGTTAAATGACATGGTTTTTCACATCGTGAGTTAAAACTCAAACTAAACTTAATGCTCTTTGTGCGGTATTTAAATGCGCAACGtgcacaaaaagacaaaaacaacacatcttTGTTCTCACCTCACATTATAACCACAAAACCTTTTTCCAAATaatttcctgtatttatttcctcctgctgtttttttgtaaGAAATTAGACCTGTAGTTCGTGGGCATGGGGTTGGACTGGTTATTTGATGTGAAAGTGATCCTTCCTGTGGCGATAACAAACCCCACCAAACTGTCAGCAATTAATACAcccctcaacacacacacacacacacacacacactcagttcCTTGCCTTCGAATATACTGGATTTTGTTGCCTCAGACTGtcagagaagagagaaaagcctGATATATAATCAAATTTATGAAATTATGGCAAAGTactgttcattttcttttttgcaaattATTTCTTGGTTTAGAtttcaaaaagtaaaatttaagcAAATGCAAAAGTGTCTAATAATCAGCAGGGTTGGCAGACTGTGTTCACTGAACTGAAAACTGAAAGTTAATGGTCTGCACAGTTCTCATATTCTTGTCCAAAGACACTTCAGCATGTGAGCAGAGCCATGGTGacccactgtggtcataaaaccAGACAGGAGCGTAGCGTCTGACTGACAACGATCAGGCTACTGAAAAACAGCCCAGTGGTGGGAGCAAAAATCGTCTCTGTGACGTCACGGTCCGTGATCGATGCGGTCAGATGTGGCAACTAAACATCCACAAAGCAGCTGCTTCCAAAGCAGCAGGAAGACATCCTGAGCCGGACGTCACTTCCTGGTAAGAAGTCCAGGAAGAGGCGTCTGTTACCAAAACAGTATAAAGGAAACAGCTCCAGTGACCGATGGAGTCGTAAACTGGTGTGGAACTGGGAGggtggacacaaacacactaacATGACGGCTTTAGTTTCAATTGTGACCttctaaaaagtgaaaaaaaatctttgttgtggaaacatttattttaaaaacctgaGAGACAACAGGTCTGttgcagaacacacacacacacacacacacacacacacacacacacacacacacacacacacacacacacacacacacacacacacacacctccatcaTGCTGACATCTGTGTGAAAttcatttcttctttgtttttgcacagtttgttttttttcttgaaattgGCCAAAAGGCTTTTTTATTAGCCGAGCTGAGGATGAACTGAGGCCTTCAGCATCTCAGCTGACTCGCGATGCTGCCGAGACCTaagaagctttttgtttttaaccttttattcAAAGTTCATTCTTTCTCTGACACGTATGAGGAGTGTAATGTTTCCTTCGGGTATGCTGATAATTCCTTTAAAGAAACTTTGAAGATTTATCTTTACATCTTGAacttgaaagagaaaaaagtaaaatttatatcccttctttctttatttattaacttacTCTAATGACCCTTCTGAAACATTACGGTGAGAATTTTTCTTTAGAGCAACGATGTTGCAGCATCTAAGATCAAATTATGGGAGGCCTTCTAACACTTTTGGCCTCTTCTGGTCTATCTGAACATTTAAACCCAATCCCAACCCTTCCCCTGGCTCTGCCCTTCATTTTACATATGTaggatgtttattttcttttagaaatcaaataaaagtgCTATTATAAACCAAGCAGGGTGATCAGTAGCCATGTGGATGACTACTGCTCCTTCATCTCATCAGGAGGGGAAACTGAGTTTGGGACATCGTATGTTATTCCATGACACTTAAATTCTACGAGCAGATTGTGGaaaattatttactttaaaaaagaagaagaagaagaagaagaagaaagaagaaaaaaaaaaaaaatgtgacaccTCCAGGGTTCAGGTATTGCTTATTTCTGACTGGTTGTAAACAGCTCCGGTTCTCTTGATTGGCACAGTTTGGctgaagcattttttttgtcagcaataaatattaaacagtaTTTGCGGTAATGATGAACGTTCATAAATGCAGTTGTAGAGATGGTTTTAtacaagataagataaaatgatGGGGGAAGGAAAGAATAAAgtcaagaacaaaaagaaaaaaaaaaagtaaaaactctgacatgaagcacctaaaaataaataaaaatggaagaacaaaagatttaagaaaaaaatgtatttgtttgttcattttctatttttactaaGACGAACGAGAACGAGTTAGAAAGTGTGAAGTTGTCTGGATCTATGTGTCTCAAAGAGCTGGAATTATATCTGTCCtcacttttcttcctcttcgGATAAATCAAAGGGTGCCCGGAAAGAAAACCAAAGCCAGTCTGCCGTCACACATCTGGCTTTGTCTTCTCATTAAACTacctaaactaaattaattcaTGATCAAATCAAACCAGGCTTGTCAGATTTTGTCGGGCTCAGGGAATTTTGACTGACCCAGAATGACAccgtttgttgttttgtttttgttcttttgttttctctcagcATGTATCAAGCATATCTTGTGTCTTTGTCTACATAAAACCCAAAAAATGTGGTTTGTTCTAACATTTACAGAAAACCATCACCCTGAGTTTGCATGCAGGTGTTCGCAGTGCTGGACGTGATGTGTTTGTCTGGGATTCCTTTTCTGTTATAGTTTTGTTAGTGGCAGTGACAGAAAAGTTGGGGGAGAAGCGTGTAGAGAACATACAAgcaaaagcaaattaaataatGGCTAGTAAGGGTGTCAtaattgggtataaaaggagcctCTACCAGCGACGTGGCTCATTGCTTACCATTTTGTGCAAAACTTTGGTatagatttatccatcagtTGTTACTCttgaaaaaaattttaatgcaaGATCAATTGTTggttttttaaacatctgtagGGCAGAATATTGGGACAAGATTCAGGGATTTGTGGTAATCTCAGATCAGGAAAAAGCAAGGACAGGCACGAGGAACAGTCATGCCCATTTTCACTCAATACAGTCTACACCTGCATGCAGAAATCAAACCTAAAGCAAAGACAAAGTCATTTATCAACCCCGTGCATATCAATCtcatctcagatggacagaGAGACAGTGGACATATGTTCCATTATGTCTGTTTCAGTGTGCTAAAGATGAGAAAGAGTTTTCTAGTGCGTCCAGTTTGCATGAAGGTATGGTGATGCATCAGTGTCAACAAAGAAGTTGAGTGGAGACGCCAAAAACAGGAGTGGGTCTCTTTAAGATTTCATTTGACATATTCAAAGCAGAATTATGACTGTGGAAACAGGCCGGtaagctttaatatctaacattttgaaaatataatGTGTATAGTTAAGCTTCCAGCTGCTGCCTCCTACCAGTGGATGTCTTTACACCTCAGGATTTAAAATGTGCAGCATCCTTACAGTTGTCACAGAGGCTCCTGACGGATCCCTGCAGCACTGGTTCTCTTCATGCTCCAGTCAGTTTAAACAGATCTGCAGTATCTATCCTTACACCAGTGGCCTGTGTGCTGCTTTGAGGTTTAGCTCCTGCCTGCAGGGTTCATTAGAAATGAAAATCCTCAGAATATAAGTGTCTTATATAAGCAACTCAATTCAGTCTGAAAATTTACAGTGTTgtcttatttaataaaattaatctaaCTCCTTATTTAAAGGTACAGTTTTGTAATGAAAGCATTGACATAGATGATTTAAGAGGCTACTCCAACAACTTTATTGATGACATGATTGTCCTGATCACAGAAGCAGCTTGTGAAAACTAAATGCATGCATCATGAAATGTCCGAGCAGCTTGTAGAAGCACCGTTAGTAATGACCTGAAGTAATAATGAAAGTTGCACGTCGTTGCTTCAGCTCATCGAGGTTTGCAGCACTGCTTTCTGCACAGCTccgatcatcatccctccatcaccaTGCTTGAAAGTTGGTATGCTGTGTTTGCGCTGATATGCTTTGTTTGACTTTCTccagatgtgctgctgtgcATTTGGACCAAACATCTCTGCTTTGATCTGGTTTGCCTGGATGACTTTCTttcagaagtcttgtggttatttagatttttaaatctttttttctaaacctaAGCCGTGTTGCCATGTTCTGCCTCAGTTGGTTAACTTTcattagatttaacatttaacatgcttaCAGACACCTTTATAATCTTGCATGTAGCTATTGGTtgttatgctgttttttttagcattgcATGGCCAGCACATGAAAACCAGATCTCTGCTCTTATAGAGGTGCTCAGAACTGCTGATAtcaatcaattaattaattcattcattcattaatcaaGCACATTTGATTAGCAAGTGTTGCATACCCTCCTCCTATGGAAGTAGTAAGGGTtgacttcttttctttcacacactgcttctgttATTATGAAAGACGTGCAAACACAGTTTGATATGTCATGCGTTGTCCATCTCAGGTTATACCAGGTGGGTTCTCttgtcctctttctttttctggccttcatccattttctttggCCTCAGTGAGTTTTTTGGGGGTGTTATAAagagtttatttatgtttgtattcCACTAGGACATTGTAAAAGTTATTAGTAGTGAAAGTACAGTTTTGCAGAGAAAGGCTGCTTGTAACTTAAGGTTGGAAGTCAGACTTCACAGCTGGAAAGGCCCAAGAGGTTTATTAGGAATTaaaaatctttgtgtgtgtgtgtgtgtgtgtgtgtgtgtgtgtgtgtgtgtgtgtgtgtgtgtgtgtgtgtgtgtgtgtgtttgtgagtgagTGAAGGACACGATCAACCTGCTCTGTGCTGGTGGTTTGATCCACTGCCAGAGGAGATTAGGTGAAGGCAGCTCTGCACACAAGCAGAAAGACTCTCACTCACACTTCTGGCTAAGGAAGTCTTTGTCCATATATAAACCCCTTATGTATCACAGTTTAACCTGTATAATAGGCAGTAGCCAGTTATACCTGTATAATAAGTAAAAGGAACAAAATACAAATGAGAAATTATATGGAGGCCAAAAAACTCGGACATATGAGAAAGATTTTACTTTATACATTAGAAGACCAGATGTCAGAGCGGAGCTTTTgacattaaagtaaaataaacacaacttgTACCAGTTGAAGGTagaattaaagttgtttgtaAGCTTAGAAAATAATACTGGAatgatataatattttttactgtattaccCAGTCCTgttgtaaatcatt encodes:
- the gpr4 gene encoding G-protein coupled receptor 4; its protein translation is MCNISFCDVDSKVDQFFQPTLYIIVIVLGLPTNCMALWAAYMQVRQRNELGIYLINLSVADLLYITTLPLWIDYFLQHDDWIHGQESCKLFGFIFYTNIYVSIAFLCCISLDRYLAVAYPLRFAKVRRIKTAVLVSAMVWIIEIVANSAPLFHDELFQDRFNHTFCFEKYPMQDWVAGMNLYRTFLGFLAPWTAMLVAYRGILAAVRCNVSTERQEKAKIQRLALSLILIVLLCFGPYHILLLVRSVMFLRKPCDCSSEETLFAAYHVSLALTSLNCVADPILYCFVNEGARHDVGRALSALMSAACHRRSSSSPSHADILNAGSVTVETPLSAKKQPCVFADGKTSSYKTELVALREECLQMTILSVKK